The Thermoleophilaceae bacterium genome includes the window AGCCTCAGCGGCAGCGGCCACACGATCTTCCAGTCCACAGACGGCGGCAACACCTGCGGCCTCACCGGCACGCAGGACTTCGGCACCTATGCCGGCGGCGGCAACTACACCGGCTTCGGCAAGCTCTACTACGACCACCAGAACGGCAAGCTCGTGGAGCCCGCGCTGTTCGACTCAGATGGCGACGGCAACTACGACAACGGCGTCGGGGTGAGCGTGGGCACGTTTGGCGGCAAGTTCACGCCCACGAAGGTGTCGGGCGACAAGGTGTTCGGCCACTGGCCCGCGATCGCGATCGACCCCGCGGGCACGATCTACCTCGTGTGGGACACGGCGGCCACGAGCGGCACGGCCAGCGATGCCTGCGGCAACCCAGCGCCGGCCCCGAACCAGATCAAGCTCGCGGTGTCCCACGATTTCGGCAAGACGTTCTCGGCACCCATGACCGTCGCGTCCCCGGCGAACGCGCGGGTGTTCTGGCCGTGGATCGTGGCGGGCGATCCCGGCAAGCTGTCGATCGTCTGGTACCAGACCGACCGGCTCGTGGACGTGGACTGCCAGAAGTCGAACGTCTTCGTGTACGACGCGCAGGTGTTCGGCGCGGACACCTCGCAGCCCCAGGTGACGGTGGTGAAGGCGATGGACAGGCCGGTGAGCGCCAACTCGGTGTGCCAGGGCGGCACGACCTGCGTGGCTGAGAGCTTCGACCCGAACGGCTCGAAGGACCGCCGCCTCGGCGACTTCTTCACCAACGCCGTGGATCAACGCGGCTGCGTGCTGATCGCCACCGGGGACGCAACCCAGACCGATCCGGTGACGGGGGCGCCGCTACCCGTGTCCGTGCCGCTCTTCATCAGGCAGGACGCCGGCGCACCCCTGGTGGGCAACACGCCCTGCAAGCCGCTCCCGCAGAACGGCGCGGCAAGGTGCGCGGACACCAAGGCGCCCGTGACGAGCTACAGGCGCGGCCGGGCGGTGTTCGCGCGCAAGCGCCGCTTCGTGCTCCGCGGCAAGGCCGTTGACCGCGGCTGCGGAGGCCACGTGCAGCGGGTGCAGGTGGCCCTCGCCAAGCGCGCGGTGGGCCCATTCGTGGCCCACCGGAAGACGAAGAGCTGCCGCTTCCTGCGAGCGAGCGGGAGGTTCACCAAACCGCGCAGCTGCTCACGGCGCGTCTGGCTTCGCGCTCACGGCACGACGCGCTGGACGCTGACGATCAAGCGCCGGCTGCCCGCGGGCTTCTACAAGGTGTGGGCGCGGAGCACGGACAGGGCGTTCCACAGGGAGCGGATCACGCGCCGCAACACGCGGACGTTCAGGATCAGGGGATAGCTAGTCGTGAAGCGAGGGGGCGTAGGAGATCCCAACGATCGCCCCCTCGGGAGACAGGAACCGGGCCACCGTTTGGCCCCACGGCTCCTGGCGCGCTGGGTGCAGCAACTGGTAGCCGGCGGCGGCCAGCTCGTCGGCCGCGGGCTGCACGGCGGCAGCCTCGGAGACGTCGAATTCGATGCTCACCTGAGGAACGGGAACCTCCGCCGGCCACTCCTCGCTGCCGAAGCAGGCCTCGGCCGCCTGTGACAGCGGCCAGATGCCGAAGTGCTTGATTCCGGCGATCTGCTCGCTGTGGAAGTAGTCGCCCCCCTCGCTGGCAAGCGGGAGCCCCAGCGTGTCGCGGTAGAGCTGGCGCGATTTCGCGGGATCGGGTGCGATAACGGCCATGGTCGAGACGAACTCGAGTTCCAT containing:
- a CDS encoding VOC family protein — encoded protein: MELEFVSTMAVIAPDPAKSRQLYRDTLGLPLASEGGDYFHSEQIAGIKHFGIWPLSQAAEACFGSEEWPAEVPVPQVSIEFDVSEAAAVQPAADELAAAGYQLLHPARQEPWGQTVARFLSPEGAIVGISYAPSLHD